A segment of the Chitinivorax sp. PXF-14 genome:
GTTCACCTTGCTGGGCGACGCGGTCAAGGGCTGGCTTGCCGTCTTCCTGGCGCAGCTTATCGCACCGCGTGTCGGCGCCGATGGCGCGGTCGTGCCGCTGTCCGCGCTTGCCGTCGTGGTCGGGCACATGTGGCCGATCTTCTTCCGCTTCAAGGGCGGCAAGGGCGTGGCGACGGCCGCCGGCGTACTGTTCGCGCTCAATCTCTGGGTGGGGCTCGGCACGCTGGGCGTCTGGCTCGGTGTCGTGCTGCTGCTGCGCATTTCCTCGCTCGCCGCCCTGTGCGCAGCCGTGGCCAGCCCGTTTCTGGCTGCCTGGCTGATTGGCGACGCGACGACGATAGGCGCGGTGGTGGTGATTGCCCTGCTGCTGATTCAACGCCATAAACGCAACATCCTCGACCTGCTCGCGGGCCGCGAGGGCAAGATCGGCGACCGGGCCAAGCCTGAGTAAGGCCGCCATCGCAGCGAAAAGCGCGCCGGGAGCGCGCTTTTTTCTCGCTTGCGTTTATACCCTATGGGGGTATAAGATAGTTGCATCGTATCGCCGAGAGACTGCAAGCCATGAACGCGCCGCTTCGCCACCTTTCACTGCCCATCGAGGGAATGACCTGTGCGGCCTGTGCTGCGCGCATCGAGAAGGTGCTGAATCGGCTGCCTGGGGTATCGGCGCATGTCAATTTTGCCTCCGAGACGGCCGAGATCGATGTGGCCGCGGGCGATACCACGGCCCAGGCCTGCATCGATTCGATCGGACGTGCAGGCTATGCCGTGCCGCAGGCACAAGCCGAACTGGCGATCGAGGGGATGACCTGCGCCGCCTGCGCGAGCCGTATCGAAAAGGTGCTGAACCGCCTGCCAAGCGTCAGCGCAACAGTCAATTTCGCCGCCGAAACGGCACGTATCACCTATACCCCCGGCCTGGTCGAGCCGGGCGCCTTTGATGCCGCGATTGCCAAGGCCGGCTATCGCGCACAAGCGATCGAAAAGCGCAGTACAAACGACACATCGGGCCAGCAGGACCGCTGGCTGCTGATCGGCGCGATCGCGCTGACGCTGCCGCTGGTCGCGCAGATGCTGGGGATGTTTGCCGGCTCGCACGCCATCATGCTGCCGGTGTGGCTGCAGGCCTTGCTGGCTACGCCCGTCCAATTCGTCGCCGGCTGGCGCTTCTACCGTGGGGCCTACAAGGCCCTGCGTGGCGGCTCGGCCAATATGGATGTGCTGGTCGCCATCGGTACCTCGGCCGCTTATGGCTTCAGCCTGTTCGCCTGGTGGTTTGCCGCGTCGCCCCATGTGTATTTCGAAGCCAGTGCCTCGGTGATCACGCTGGTGCTGCTCGGCAAGCTGCTCGAAGCCAATGCCAAACGCCGCACGCTTGAAGCACTCGAAGCGCTGGCGCGGCTCGCGCCGCAAACCGCGCATATCGAACGCGATGGCCATCTGGTCGAAGTCCCTGCCGCAAGCCTGCGGCATGGCGACCGCTTCGTGGTGCTGGCTGGCTCGGCGATACCGGTGGACGGTATCGTCACCGATGGTGAGGGCAGCGTCGACGAAGCCACGCTGACCGGTGAAAGCCTGCCTGTCGCCAAGCGCCGTGGCGACCCGGTGTTCGCCGCCACCTTGAACCAGGACCAGGTATTGCGCTGCGAAGCCACCCAGACCGGTGCCGACACGCAGTTCGCGCAGATCGTCAGGCTGACGCGCGAGGCCCAGGGCAGCCGTGCGCCGATCCAGCGCCTGGCGGACCAGGTATCGGCCGTGTTCGTGCCGGTGGTGCTGGTGATCAGCCTGCTCACACTCATCGTATGGTGGTGGCTGGCTGGTTTCGAAACGGCCCTGATCAACGCCGTGGCCGTGCTCGTGATCGCCTGCCCGTGTGCCCTGGGGCTCGCCACGCCGACGGCCGTCATCGTGGCGAGCGGGCTGGCTGCCCGCCATGGCATCCTGATCAAGAATGCCACCGCACTCGAGCATGCCGGCCGTATCGACGTGCTGGCGCTCGACAAGACGGGAACCCTGACCGAAGGCTCGCCACGCCTGGTCGACAGCCGCCTGCTAGGCGATGCGGCACGAATCTGGCAGTTGACGCTGACGCTCGCCGAGGCATCCACCCACCCCTTGTCGCAAGCACTGGCCGAGGCCGCACGTGCCCAGGGCGCCACGCCCCAGCCGGGCGTGGCTGTCAACAACGAGCTCGGAAAAGGCCTGTCCGCCAAGCTGGATGCGGCAGAGAGCAGCTACCGCCTCGGCGCGAGCAACTGGCTGGCGGAGCAGGGCGTCGCCGTCGATAGCGCCTTGATCGACGCCTGGCGCGCCAAGGGCTGGGCCGTCAGCGGGCTGGCCATCGGCGACCGATTGCTGGCCTGGTTTGCGCTTGCCGATGCGCTGCGGCCCGATTCCACCGCCGCTGTGGCACGGCTGCACGGCATGGGCGTCTCCACCTTGATGCTGACCGGCGACCACGCCACGGCTGC
Coding sequences within it:
- a CDS encoding heavy metal translocating P-type ATPase — translated: MNAPLRHLSLPIEGMTCAACAARIEKVLNRLPGVSAHVNFASETAEIDVAAGDTTAQACIDSIGRAGYAVPQAQAELAIEGMTCAACASRIEKVLNRLPSVSATVNFAAETARITYTPGLVEPGAFDAAIAKAGYRAQAIEKRSTNDTSGQQDRWLLIGAIALTLPLVAQMLGMFAGSHAIMLPVWLQALLATPVQFVAGWRFYRGAYKALRGGSANMDVLVAIGTSAAYGFSLFAWWFAASPHVYFEASASVITLVLLGKLLEANAKRRTLEALEALARLAPQTAHIERDGHLVEVPAASLRHGDRFVVLAGSAIPVDGIVTDGEGSVDEATLTGESLPVAKRRGDPVFAATLNQDQVLRCEATQTGADTQFAQIVRLTREAQGSRAPIQRLADQVSAVFVPVVLVISLLTLIVWWWLAGFETALINAVAVLVIACPCALGLATPTAVIVASGLAARHGILIKNATALEHAGRIDVLALDKTGTLTEGSPRLVDSRLLGDAARIWQLTLTLAEASTHPLSQALAEAARAQGATPQPGVAVNNELGKGLSAKLDAAESSYRLGASNWLAEQGVAVDSALIDAWRAKGWAVSGLAIGDRLLAWFALADALRPDSTAAVARLHGMGVSTLMLTGDHATAAAAIATQAGVKEWRAQLLPGDKTRAVTALHDAGKHVAMIGDGVNDAPALAAADVSFAIGGGADAAVASADITLKRANLSALADAIDLSRAAMAKIRQNLFFAFIYNVLGIPLAALGMLSPVIAGLAMALSSVSVVSNSLSLKRWRPRGD
- the plsY gene encoding glycerol-3-phosphate 1-O-acyltransferase PlsY produces the protein MLTIAFLVVAYLLGSLSFAVIVSRLMGLADPRTFGSKNPGATNVLRSGNKAAAAFTLLGDAVKGWLAVFLAQLIAPRVGADGAVVPLSALAVVVGHMWPIFFRFKGGKGVATAAGVLFALNLWVGLGTLGVWLGVVLLLRISSLAALCAAVASPFLAAWLIGDATTIGAVVVIALLLIQRHKRNILDLLAGREGKIGDRAKPE